TCTAGGTATACAGCTTCACATGCATGTAATAGATCGCCTTTTCATTGGCATCGCATTGCGTAAGGCTCAATACTGCAATTGTGCCGCTAGTCATGCGCCAGCGAATGCTCATGCACATGAAAGGCAATGCGTATCTTGGGAGCCGTTTTTCTCTTGTCTATAGAGTTTCTATGCAGATCACTTGGTTTTGGATATAGCATTTAGATTAAAATCTTCTCCCTCCATTGGACTCTATCGGCATCAAATCATCACCACTTTGGTCGTTTCTGCGCCCATGATAGCCATGGCGATTCTGCTTTATGAAGGCTACATGTCATCTAGCCAAGCGTGacagatacatgtagctatAAACTTCAATATTATTACTCAAGGATATCACTGTAGACAATTGAAGCAGCGATAgggagacgagagagagagtccATCTATTCTGGGCTACAATGAAAGCATTTGCGGCGCTGAAGGAATACAGCCATTTGGGGGCCGATTATATAGCGGAAATCACTATTAGAGCGTTTCAATTTGGAGCTATTCGTGTCTTTAGGCATTGGATGCTATTGGTACTCATATAGCCTATACATAAGCCGCTGTTGCCCTGGAATGCGGCTACAACTGTCAACGTCCCATGGACCAGAGAAAGGAAAGTGACGCTGGCTGTGTCTTTACAAGAGATATCATACGTAGTTGTTGAGATTCTGAAAATTTGAGTTGTAATTAAGATAACTACATGTATcgataaatatataaagagcgtatttttaatatactCATGTGATAATGAGAACATTTCAGAATAAAAATAGGATATATCCACGGTACATGTTTAACTCTTGCCTTGGCTCACATTTGCCTAGCAAACGATACCTGGAGTAAAACACATTTGGTAGGGCGGCTTTTGTTCCGGCTCTTGTTCCGGCTGCTGGTCACAGTTCCGTTCGCAGTTTGATTCACCCTGCGAACCCACACAGTCATACTGAAGTcaaaatattaattattattcCAACCTGAATAGTGACACAAAGTTGACTTACATATGTACGCAAGCAGGTAACATCATCTCCACCAGTAGAGCGAGCAATAGCCACGGGGGTGGCAAGAGCCATGGGGAGggcagcgagaagaagagacaactTCATCTTGGGCGGTGGTTTTTCGAATAGACTTCGGTTGATGACTTTGAAAGGCAAGTAAGATGTGGTTGAAGAGAGTGACACCAATGTTAGGCGAGAGAGAGGCGCTACTTATAGAAAACAATGAGCGAGTTTTATGGTTATATCCAAATGCAGTTTACACACATATGACTTGGTCAAGAGTTTCGAATGTGGAAACGCGCACAGACGCTTGCTTTTAGCTTCATCTGATCAATCCTTTCGCGCAGCTCGTGGTCGTGCTCAATACAAGGCAGCATCTAGCAGATGTCCAAGCGCTGCTCATCTTCTAAACCCTCATCCTGTTCCACAGAGGCACCACAGTAGGCTCATGCTCAAGTGCCAACCCTCTTCTCGCTGCACTAAAATAATTGAGGGCCAATCGCATATTTGTACGTGCTGGATGACATTACTCCTATGCTTTTTTTAACTTTCGACTTGCTGTTCTCAAAGGACATCAGCCAGCCAAGTCAGCTCGCCAGCCATGGAAATCATAGACTCTGTCGGAAAAATTCTGTCAGATATGGAATCCTACTCACCCAGTAACAAACCACGGGTGATGAGAATGAGCTCGGGGCACCGTGTTCACCCCGCGTCGGACTTTATGATGCGCATCGAATCTATCCCAATCAGCGACGCTGTGCTGGACTAAAGAACTACTGCTCCGTCACTTGGGAAACAATTGGTCTATTCTAGTGCCATGGTAGCCAGAAGAAATGCGTGGGTTTGGACTCGACTGTTTTACGCTAATTGAAGGAGCCAGAGAGAATAGggcgggggaaaaaaacattgAGACCGTTGTTGGCTGTCGACGCATGCATGAGGGATCAATACACTAGTTTGAGAGTTATGTTGACTGGGTATGCAATAAAATGTACCACCTCTTCTCGATTTCTCACCCCGAGCTCAGGTCTTTTCCGAAAAGTTCCATGTGCACAGCCCTCTCGCGAAGCTGTGTCCATGTAGAAGCTTTGACCGCGATACGGCTCACATCGTGTGAATAAACCTTTTGCGGAGAATAATAAGAACAATGCAAAACTTGAAGGTTATATTATTTGTAAATTAAATCAATCTTAGACCGTTGAGCTTGGCCGTTATCGTTTGAGTCTGCATATCTACGAGTAAATGATCCTAGGAGGTGGGAAAGCACTCGAGAAACGAGTGTTTCCACGCAACGATTCTTGGCgtcgtttcttttcttttccgctCAGACATTTAAGTTCTAGCAATGGCACATGACCTGATCTTGAATCTCcgaaaaagtatatatatatatatatatgtattcTCTTGTATTAATCTTGTACCCTCATTAGAAAGCATCACTGTACAGAGCGGCTATCCAATCTGTCCAATTATTGTCTGCCCTTTCAAAAGACTCTACTAACCTCTCCTCCACTTTGTTTGAAGAACAAGCAAGGCAAGTGAGTAGAGGATGTAGGATATTAGAATTATGGCCATAGTCCAATAATGGTATAATGCATACGTTCTCAATAGCTACAAACCTATCCCTAATCTAAGTCAAACTAATGGCTTCAAGGAATGATTGCAATACAGGTCCAAGTAAGAGCGTCAAAAAAGTGCTGAAACTGCCGATATGAATGAGTACCGCTAGGAAGTATTTTCAGcagtaaaagaaagaataagCAAAATTCTCACCTAAATGCATTCCTTGTTATCAAAAACAAGCTTGGAATAAGTAATCACTCAACGACCCCGGTAGGATTTGCGGCTTGTGTAATGGGTCGAATGGGACATGATTGTTTGCATTACAGAACTCAATTTGTCTACTATAGCTAGACCACAGTGTAGtatttcctctttctcaacAGAATCCACTCAAAAAGAGCACGAGTTCCAGTTCGCATTTGCACAAATGCATATATTACCCAAGGTGTATAGGCAGAAGTTTTGTGCAAAGCCATCCTGTTTAGTGTTACACTGGTTGATGATCCCAACAACTACACTGTATCTTCGTAGACATAGGCGATACgcacagaaaagaaaggccaGAGACGGCAGACAAGCTCAGCGTAAAAATTATGGATAGCACTAGCAGCATCCATGTACCAAATCAGCAAAGGGTTATTTTACTACAGCCGAAATAGAAAACTAAAAGATCGTTGCCTAAGCTATTCTTCAATTCAAAACAGATTCCCGGTTAGCAAAAACACTAGACactgggaggaggaggttcAAATGTGCCTATTGGAACCGAGTATACTACTGGGGCGCTATGCGTACATGCAGTCAGGTGACCCCCTCTAGAGGTGTACCTACAACAAGTGACAGGCTGCAGTTAGTTTCTTGCTTCTATCAATACATCTCAACATTCATTCGCACATTGCTTGTATTAAGCCTGAGCTCAGCGTCTCTGGTATTTTTGATCCTTTCCTTCGTCTCATGATAAACAATAATCAATGATAGCTGCCTAAGATCTCCATGACATCTAACCATTTCTGTATGGCTTCTGCCTGGTATTGCCGCATTGCCGGCTAGAGTCCCTCACTAACTGGTTTATCTCTGAGGATAAATACCATTAAAtcacttcatcatcaattgGCTCTGACTTATCAAtccaattctttttttacggTCTCATTTGCCTTAAGAAACCAGGAAAAATAAATCACACAGTTGAAAGAATTTGAAAGAAAACCTTCAAAACCATGGCGTCTTTCCCAAAAGACGACAGATTCTTCACCAAAGACTGGACCATTAGCCTCCCCTCTCGCCCAGAGCCGAGCCTTAGGTTTATTCGCTTGACACCCGCCGAGACACCCGCATTTATACGCTTCGCAGAACGAGGCAGTCATCCCGCCGGCCCCAAAGAGCACCGAAGCCCCTCTTACCGAGCCTCAGGTCCCACCGCCAGTGGTCATCCCCGGAGAAAGGATGGAGAAAATGTACGCCGAGTCTCGGACCCGGCACCACGCTCTCGACGTTTTCGTCTCATTGGAGGGCAAGTTTGTAGGTTGGGGAGGGGTGTTTGAGATCACCGGCCCCGGTGAGAAGCCGAGTGTCGCAAACATCGGTATCAGACTAAGCCCCGAGGTCCGAGGGAAGGGACTGGGAAAGACGCTCATGCAAGTCTTGCTGCGGTTGAGTAATGAGCTGGATACGGATATCATTGAGGCGGGCACTATGAAGCACAATACCTCGATGAGAGCAGTGGCGAAGAGCGTCGGCCTGATTGAGACGgaggagatcaaggagcTCCCTGGGCAGGGCGTCGTGGCCGAAATACTCTTTAAGGATATTGAGAGGGAGAAATGGAGGGATTTTGACATGGTGATAGAGTTTAAGGATCAAATTGCAAGTGATTAAATAGTCATTTGTGGCCCTGTAATCTATAGACAAGAATTCTTACATTGCTTATCTGGATTTAGGCGATACTTGGGCTCTTCCATTTCCTATTTTCTTACGTCTTCCCCGTTCTTATCACGGAACCGCAGCGCATCCAGTCTCACAGAGGTAATGCCAATTTACAGCTTGAGATAGTTTTCCGGCCTCAAGGCTAGTAGAACTGGCTACCTATAACAAGTAACTAGCAGGCATTCTTTGTATCAAACGACATTCTATTTTAGCGGAGCTCATGTGACGACGACTGGCAATTGTGTCAGGCACGTCAAGTTACAACACATGGACCAATTGCCTTCTGCACTCAGCTGCCAAGTCGCTTGCTGGTTCTAGAGTTCTTGGCAACTATTTGTCGAGATACACTAAGATGAAGATATACTAGACCGCCAACTAATCATGGTCAGGTGGTTGAATTAAGGTACTAATTCCGATATTTTATAGGTCATAACAGCCCCAGGGCTGGTGATAACATCCTATCATATACAGCGGCGAGGACTTAGAGCTCGGATGAGACCATCTAGTCCATCAAGGATCGCAGAGATCAACAATAGATCTGTAGTGAAAGAGCTTCGGTTAGGCATAGATGGAAATATTCACAAATGGGGATCAAAGGCAACGACGCCAATATGGCAGACCAATAAGAGAGGGCTTAGGGTACCCCAGAGTTGCTACAGAGCATAAGTCTCATAGTAATATAGGAGGCACTAACGTCTAGCTGGACTTTGAGACACATGAAGTCAAAGCACCCGTtatctttttgctttttggcaCGTGGGTAAAATCCCCACGCCGACGTTATGTATTCGCTATGACTTCCTTGCAGCAGAAGATGTCCCGTTGTGAAAACATCCGAGCTAGGCATGTTTGTTTCAACACAGACCCCGAATTGGTCCTAACTCTAAACCGTTTACAAGACGAGAATAAGTTAATGCCTCATTAATCCACTTCTTCAATACATTGATCTACATCTCCCCGCAAAGCTTGAATCGCTATGCAGCCTGTTCTTCGTACAATGCTGTAGGCATGCAGCAGACTTGCATAAGATAATGAACAAACTGCAACAACAGAGTATGCACTGTATGCATCGCTCTCATAATATCAGATATTACATCATTTTGAACCTCTATTCTTACTCCATAGACAACCTGTATTCATCCAGTATAAATCTACCTACCAAACCCTGCCTTCTGAAGATAATATTCATCACTCTCGCACATTAGCACTAAGCCTCCCAACTATCGCAAactcttttgcttcaataggcaacgagaaaaggaaatatcAACCATTAACTCAAAATGAAGTTCTCCATTGTCCTTACCCTCCTCCCTGTGGCTCTTGCCGCCCCCGCGATTTCTCCGATTACGGGATGGAATCCATTTATTAGCAGCTATAACTGGGGCTGCTGGTCTGACTACGTGAGTTGTCTCTATTTTGCAATTTTCCAATTTTACTTGAAAGAAACGAATGTGGAAGAGATATTAATGCTTTAGCTTTAGTATTCTTGCATCGCAGACAATGGCAAAGACAATTGCACAAATAGCTGTTCGTGCAAGGGCATATTTGGGCGTTGTGACCCAGAGGAGGGGCCATTCCCCCAAGATATTTAGAGCATATATGTCTCATATTCCCAAGAGCAGGATTTTAGTCACTCACATTCATTCATTCTCTCATTTGCTTGAATAAAATGCTCATATACAAGACTACTCAATACAAAGTTTCCGCtagcttcttcatcctcgctcGTGTAATTGAATGTAAACCCATAGCACTTCTTGGTTAAAATACATAACATTGCACATTTGACTTCCTTCTATCGTCTCTTGACATCTTCatgtaataaaaaaacagacGCTTGTTCGACCTTGAGAACCGACAACGGCAATAGGAACACTAGCAGCTGGGGCAGCGCCAGTTACATCACTCTCCTACTTCTTATGCCTACGCGAGTAGCATTAAGGGCAGTGTTTCAGAGTTATTgtataatattaagcttaaattaGGATCGTGAACTGGCTGTTTTATTACAATCAATGCAGAGCCGCATGTATACGGTCACCAGGAATAGAAGCTACGAGGAAACTTCCTACAAAATAAAGAAAGTAGCATAATTCATTCTAAGTATATACGTCAGGAAAGCTACCTAAAATTACAATCCAAGAAAAGGCATTGTCTAGGCAGCTCGCAAGCTATAAATGCAACTCTCACTACAGAAGCATCTTGCATAAATAAAATGGTGATAAAGCCTTTCGACAAATGCATGAATAGCTCGGGCAACAATTAAGTTTAGATGTACATCGGTTGAAGCAGCTAATGCTGCAAGGGGTTGTATCTAAAGGTCTGTAGTATGTACAGTATTGAATTAgttgagaagagaaagcagcGCATGATCTTTCTCCACAACCCAACATCTAGCTACTGTGACGGCCCCATTCTTTTGGGAATCATGTCTCCGTAAAATTTGCGCTTCCTCCTTGTCATATTCTCGTCGCGTCGTCGCTACAGCCAGTAGCTGGCCTGCGATGTGTCTGATTTTGGTGCACGTCCGAAGCCCACCACAATATTCCTTATCCCTGGCAAAGCGCAGACTTTGTTTGCTATGGTTTGGTGTAATGCTAGTCTGCGCCAGTAGTGCATTGTCGAATACAAGAAAACCGTGTGGCTATATGCACAGATCAAAGTTCGATCAAATGCACAGGCTGCAGTGACTTTGAATAGAGATGCTTTTCTATTAAGATGAGATTGTTGTTTGTATTAACCAAAATTTAATTCCCTCATTggatattataaattatgTCATTTCCTCTCTCCCTGCAGTATCACAGCATCACAATCAGCATTCACATCTACATCCGtttcatcaacaacaacaaaatgAAGTTCTCTGTCCTTCTCGCCGTCCTCcccatggcctttgctgcttccGGGGCCCTTGAGGCTAAGATTGCCGCTAGAGACGCTGCTAGGCTTActgctggagaagacgcCTGCACTCAATTCGTAAGttaaaaagagaaatatatatatagaaaaGATATAAAGAGTTCTTATTTTAATCTTTTATCTTCTATAGTACGATTGTCTGAGCAAGGATTATTGGTGCGACCCCTGCCTTTGTCATCCCGACTGGGCCCGATGTACATCAGGTGGCGGACCATTTGGCTGGTAAATTAACAGGCTTTtgttatattaatagtagcTTAGGATAAAgctcttttatatatatatatataaaaatctttatattaatagaatatatacttatatattatttttctttaagattttttatatagctatttataaaaactttttatatttatattaaatacttacttttttaattttataattattatattaatacttaattaatttttaatttataaattttatagcttttcttttttatataataattttatattagttttatttactattattttatattttttacttataacttaagtcttttatatattattacaGTAAAAGGCAAAATAGGTGTTGCGAATctatacttaattataataac
This portion of the Trichoderma atroviride chromosome 6, complete sequence genome encodes:
- a CDS encoding uncharacterized protein (EggNog:ENOG41) — encoded protein: MEKMYAESRTRHHALDVFVSLEGKFVGWGGVFEITGPGEKPSVANIGIRLSPEVRGKGLGKTLMQVLLRLSNELDTDIIEAGTMKHNTSMRAVAKSVGLIETEEIKELPGQGVVAEILFKDIEREKWRDFDMVIEFKDQIASD